ACAACGCTTCTAACGCCCGCTAAATCACTTGCGATGACCGGCGTACCGCAAGACAACGACTCAATTAGCACCATGCCAAAAGCCTCTGAGGCATCGACAGATGGCAATACGGTAACGTCTGCACGCTGGTAATATTCGGCGATATCATTGCTTGCCACCGTGCCGGCAAAAATAACTTTTTCAAATAAGTTCAATTGCGACGCTAAACTTTCGTATCGCGGTCTCAAATCGCCATCGCCCACGATAACCAGTTTAATTTGACTGGCCGCATAATTATCAATTAATAATTTAAAGGCTTTAAGTAAAATTTCAACGCCCTTAAAGTAATGTGCTGAATCTAACCCGCCGACAAATAATACCATTTTTTCATTCGGACCAACTTTGGGTATGTGAGGTAATTCATTTAGATTATTTTTATCAGTTAGCCTACGGGTGTCAACTCCGTTAGGGATTATCACGAATTTTCTAGGATTCGCTTTAACCAAATTAGCGATATGGCTATGATCCAAATAATCTTTTGAAGTGCCGACTACTTTATCGGCTGCCGCGATGATTTTGGGTGTGATAAATTTTCGATGCCAAGCAAAAATCGCCCCTTGCCAGCCTCGGCCGACAGTGTCCATATGGTAATGTAAAATTATTTTACTCCCGTGCTTTTTGAGATGCTTGGCTTTCAGCCAAATTATCTCCGCGCCCCCAAAGAACGGATAATGCAAGTGAATAACATCAAAGCCTTTCAGCAACTTGCCAAGCTTTGGTACAAGGCCGGCGTTACCGTATAAGATCAAGGGCTTTAACGCCTTTACTTTGAAATTAAACGCCTCGTTGCCTTCCCGCTCGCCTAAAGTAAACACGGTTACGTCATAACCTAAATTGCTAAGTTCGGCCGCATGATTATAGGCAACATTGCCGATGCCACCTTGGTATGGGGGGAAGGTTGATACTACGATCGCTATTTTCATCACCAAAAAATAAATTGTTTAACAATAAACCAATACATAGCGAAAACTGGATTAACTAAATATTTTGTTATAGCTGATTCTATTTCTTGGCCAGATATCACGCCAGTTATATTCTTGCTCATATCGCGATCGTTGATAACTCGCATCGATTGGATTTGTTTTCGCCTTCTCATAATTATTTGCCATTGATTTGGCCGCAGTAAGTCGCCATATGCTTTTAATTTCTCGCGCCAAAAGCCTGATTTTAAAGAAAAAATTAACAACCCAAATTCCATCATAATCAAGGCCGGCAAAATTATGAGCAAGGTTGGTAGTTTATAATATTCTAAAAGTACTATAAAACGATTACGCTCCATGTAATAAAATTTTTTGATGCTTTTAGAAAATTCATATTTGTGATACACCACGGATTTAGGCGCCAACATAATTTTATAACCAGCTAAGCGAGCGAGCCAGCCCAGCGCCAAATCTTCATGATACATAAAAAATGTTTCATCAAATATGCCAATTTGTCGAATCGCGTCCGCGCGTAACAACATTGCCGCGCCGCTTCCGTATGGCACCTCCCGGTTTTCACTTCTGCCATTATCTTTTTGCCCGTTGCCCATGGTATAGCCAAAGCCCAAATAGTGAATAGCATTGCCGATACTATTGATTATATTTTTGTCCTTAAAATGTAATATCTTTGATTGTGTAATCGCAATTGTTTTGTCAGTGTCTGCAACTGATAAAATTTCATCGAGGAAATCCTTATCAACTACTGCGTCAGGGTTTAGAATGTAAATATAATCGCATTTATCTTTAAGCGCTCGTTTAATGCCAGTATTGTTTCCGCCGGCGTATCCTATGTTTTGAGTATTTTCAATTAAAATAACTTGGGGCCAATTATCCTTAACATATTTGGCAGAATTGTCAGACGATGCATTATCAACCACAATAACTTGATGCTTTCCTTTGGCCGCTTTATCAACGCTAGATAAACAATCCGGCAAATCCTGCCGGCTGTTGTAACTTAAAATAACAATTCCAACTTTACTGTTCATCAGAATCCTTAATCGCCAACTTACGCACCAGTTCAGTAATTTGTTTGTCAACTGATTCAAGTTTGACTAACACTTTAAACATTCCAAAAAATAACACCACAATAGAAATATACACCAATAAATCAGCCCCTCTAGAAACGCCAACGAACTTGGCTAATACGTCTGTGGTTTGTGG
The window above is part of the Candidatus Buchananbacteria bacterium CG10_big_fil_rev_8_21_14_0_10_42_9 genome. Proteins encoded here:
- a CDS encoding DUF2304 domain-containing protein, which gives rise to MIIKIVLLIFIAFALSRVVLRWRKKDITAREFFVWLVFWVLVAVAVILPQTTDVLAKFVGVSRGADLLVYISIVVLFFGMFKVLVKLESVDKQITELVRKLAIKDSDEQ